From one Leishmania major strain Friedlin complete genome, chromosome 33 genomic stretch:
- a CDS encoding ABC transporter family-like protein translates to MRLTDAPWFAIPLATVTAVRVVTAIVNLSNRRELRLRVGSRAARDAESLIDAVGRLADNTGDGVYPSTEDPTATVIDLNTTHRRIKVSRARLRSLSCGLLPLFDCYAVACRCGTVPDAAKADVWNCLCAVVEAHLQAYVSADALAANVSEAATALAMCEMLLERRYHVTRFLEAPLASSRLLLSTPPRHLLAEAVRKNRDESCTMRSLVLFARLLHNACTPPAKALLALLAVVNVTYISRLMCTTSSATVPSALRYTIDVLHEGTATGAAQFCTWRRFVRQVATSAPGRMLASATLGAVVSHLFNSAKEAASDAVLRRFHMTLKMDTLLALTRFDFVADAHWPLPGRVYSALGVVTNFSFADVDRLLDVVAERVQRWRTVWRLPVACMVGWLTRQGLDWLQRCWTRACLMTLFLVRYGAGEQGCCTAPRERVGGAECRLSLPLCRAHYGLQVLLLAAVSPSDTASASSAVVQFLAEHIRWPLSPRPCLRATKQVLRAVSTADGAVEVLRVRYNAVRELCASPAEDAQVPASFAATLSLRRASGDGLFLPPSWPSTLTMDFGILGGDVLEDVMNKVFSSSNGIPIMAAVAATEAQSRAQHGTTSLPPEDAVAAVYDVARVVDSGAVFVVPPARPWTLVSSFQFDVQTAQLHYDEHEAYTQSVATLVHVQHTHRPTLDGQPWAHYNTPPSLLCPRNDTSAAWRVTFDHVFFRYPGTERDVLHDITFDVAAGGFLGIVGYSGAGKSTLLLLLSRVYAPTQGHIRINGHPIECIPPRALRRRLGNCWQCDRDTCFLEGISVERNVAYGNLSAACGGAITAALQQACIDTAVAARPSGSREPLRCSEWSGGEVTRLMLARAFMVPADDAGVYMFDECTNGLDSVTEAKLFPRDLCRRRNATRIMVSHRLASVRVADEILVLAHGRIVERGTWAQLLRGGDDSFFCTLYRAQAVS, encoded by the coding sequence ATGAGACTCACTGATGCTCCGTGGTTTGCCATCCCACTTGCCACCGTCACGGCTGTGAGAGTGGTGACGGCGATCGTCAACCTCAGCAACCGTCGGGAACTGCGCCTGCGGGTCGGCTCGAGAGCTGCACGTGATGCCGAGTCGCTTATTGACGCGGTTGGACGCCTCGCCGACAacaccggcgacggcgtctaCCCTTCCACCGAGGATCCGACGGCGACGGTCATTGACCTGAACACGACACACCGGCGCATCAAGGTGTCCCGggcacggctgcgcagccTCAGCTGCGGTTTACTTCCACTCTTTGACTGCTACGCTgtggcgtgccgctgcggtaCGGTTCCAGATGCGGCAAAAGCGGATGTGTGGAACTGCCTCTGCGCCGTTGTGGAAGCGCACTTACAGGCGTACGTCAGCGCCGATGCTCTAGCAGCAAACGTCTCTGAGGCTGCAACTGCTCTGGCGATGTGCGAGATGCTTCTCGAACGGCGCTACCATGTGACGCGCTTCCTGGAGGCCCCGCTCGCCTCGTCTCGTCTGCTGCTCAGCACCCCTCCGCGGCATCTtctggcagaggcggtgcgcaaAAATCGTGACGAGAGCTGTACCATGCGctctctcgtcctcttcgcACGTCTCCTCCATAACGCATGCACTCCTCCTGCGAAGGCGCTTCTCGCCCTCCTTGCCGTCGTTAACGTCACGTACATCTCGAGACTCATGTGCACTACGTCGTCTGCGACGGTGCCATCGGCGCTTCGCTACACCATAGACGTCCTCCATGAAGGCACAGCGACCGGCGCCGCACAGTTTTGCACGTGGAGGCGCTTTGTGCGGCAGGTGGCGACTTCGGCACCGGGCCGCATGTTAGCCAGCGCCACCCTCGGTGCCGTCGTCTCGCATCTCTTCAACTCGGCCAAAGAGGCCGCATCAGAcgccgtgctgcgccgcttccacATGACCCTCAAGATGGacacgctgctggcgctcacGCGCTTCGACTTTGTTGCGGACGCACATTGGCCCCTACCAGGCCGCGTCTACAGTGCACTTGGCGTGGTCACCAACTTCTCCTTCGCGGACGTTGACCGCTTGCTAGACgtggtggcggagcgggtgcagcgATGGCGCACGGTGTGGCGGCTTCCGGTGGCCTGCATGGTGGGGTGGCTGACGCGTCAAGGGCTGGActggctgcagcgctgctggacgcGTGCCTGTCTGATGACGTTGTTTCTCGTGCGCTACGGAGCCGGCGAGCAGGGGTGTTGCACGGCCCCACGCGAGCgggtcggcggcgccgagtGTCGCTTATCACTTCCCCTGTGCCGTGCGCATTACGGCCTCCAAGTCCTGCTACTTGCTGCTGTATCTCCCTCTGACACGGCATCCGCATCATCTGCCGTGGTGCAGTTCTTGGCGGAGCACATTCGCTGGCCACTGTCGCCGCGCCCGTGCCTCAGGGCAACAaagcaggtgctgcgcgccgtctccactgccgacggcgctgtcgaggTTCTCCGTGTTCGGTACAACGCCGTACGCGAGCTCTGTGCATCCCCTGCGGAGGACGCGCAAGTGCCGGCCTCGTTTGCCGCGACATTGAGTCTGCGGCGTGCGAGCGGAGACGGCCTGTTTCTGCCACCGAGTTGGCCGTCAACTTTGACGATGGACTTTGGGATCCTTGGCGGCGACGTTCTGGAGGACGTTATGAACAAGGTGTTctccagcagcaacggcatcCCGATAATGGCGGCTGTTGCCGCGACCGAGGCTCAgtcgcgtgcgcagcacggcACAACGTCACTGCCGCCAGAGGATGCTGTGGCGGCCGTTTACGATGTGGCCAGGGTGgtggacagcggcgccgtcttcgtcgtgccgccggcgcgacCGTGGACGCTTGTGTCGTCCTTCCAGTTTGACGTGCAAACGGCTCAGTTGCATTATGACGAGCATGAAGCGTACACCCAGAGCGTGGCAACCCTTGTGCACGTGCAGCACACGCATCGACCCACGCTCGACGGACAGCCGTGGGCGCACTACAACACACCTCCTTCCTTGCTGTGTCCCCGCAACGACACGAGCGCTGCCTGGCGTGTGACGTTCGATCACGTCTTCTTCCGCTACCCTGGCACAGAGCGTGACGTGCTGCACGACATCACTTTCGACGTTGCAGCCGGTGGCTTTCTCGGCATCGTGGGCTACAGTGGGGCGGGGAAGAgtacgctgctgctcctcctttCACGTGTTTACGCGCCGACGCAAGGACATATCCGCATAAACGGCCACCCGATCGAGTGCAtcccgccgcgcgcgcttcgccgccgaCTGGGGAACTGCTGGCAATGCGACAGGGACACCTGCTTCTTGGAAGGGATAAGCGTGGAGCGCAACGTGGCGTACGGCAACCTCTCGGCAGCCTGTGGTGGCGCCATCACCGCGGCCCTCCAACAGGCCTGCATCGATACAGCGGTGGCTGCACGCCCCAGCGGGTCGAGGgagccgctgcggtgcagcgaATGGAGTGGCGGGGAGGTGACGCGACTCATGCTGGCTCGTGCGTTTATGGTGCCTGCAGACGACGCAGGTGTGTACATGTTCGATGAATGCACCAACGGCCTTGACTCGGTGACGGAGGCCAAGCTGTTTCCACGCGACCTCTGTCGACGGAGGAACGCCACGCGCATTATGGTGTCACATCGCCTAGCGTCGGTGCGCGTAGCGGACGAGATTCTCGTTCTCGCGCATGGACGCATTGTAGAGCGAGGGACCTGggcgcagcttctccgcggtggcgacgacTCTTTCTTCTGCACCCTCTACCGTGCACAGGCAGTGAGCTGA
- a CDS encoding putative 60S ribosomal protein L44, translating into MVNYPKKKVMHCGDARCNAHKSFKVVQYKAGKARLFARGKRRYDRKQSGYGGQTKPVFHKKAKTTKKIVLKLQCSGCKSIRQVVLKRTKHFELNDKKKTGNKDPTW; encoded by the coding sequence ATGGTGAACTACCCGAAGAAGAAGGTGATGCactgcggcgacgcgcgctgCAACGCGCACAAGTCGTTCAAGGTGGTGCAGTACAAGGCCGGCAAGGCCCGCCTTTTTGCTCGGGGTAAGCGTCGTTACGACCGCAAGCAGTCTGGTTATGGCGGTCAGACCAAGCCTGTCTTTCACAAGAAGGCCAAGACGACCAAGAAGATTGTGCTGAAGCTCCAGTGCTCTGGTTGCAAGTCTATCCGTCAGGTTGTCCTCAAGCGCACGAAGCACTTTGAGCtgaacgacaaaaaaaagacCGGCAACAAGGATCCCACCTGGTAA
- a CDS encoding putative beta prime cop protein — translation MSAGTAATVEFTASSQRVKMVDMHPKEPIFIAALYSGGINLYNYQTQALVRSFDTGTGLPVRCVRFIPRLQSFVCGCDDMNLRVFNYNTMERTKIFQAHDDYIRCVAVHEQLPLVLTCADDMTIRQWDWSKGWTLQMTYEGHQHFCMAVAFNPKDSSTFASASMDCSIKVWRIHIPTPNYQLEGHEDGVNCVEFYPRGDKPYLLSGSDDRTVRLWDYQTKACLQVFSFHDDNVASVLFHPDLPVIYSISESDSIAAFSTETFRLLYSCNHSDMGRGWSLTTKRHSNMLIAGFDNGVRAYKVGVDKPVFSMDANGRVLVATGNEITRMDIKAVGPETPDGEVLNVATKDMGTVETTARSIVHAGNGQFICVLGDDSYTIISSLSLRPKSYGQCVSFVWGPESGAYAVLEGSTTLKIHKGFKGRAALSLPEAANKLFGGPLLAVRTSSSIMFYDWGTLALIRQIDETPTALEWNSTGELVALVTSSSVFLLKFNADAVAQYLEQNTTTGDDGLDFSFDLVEELDEKVRDVAWVGDCFVYMNQVHRLNYYIGGEINNIAVLSRNQYLLGYLPKENRLFCIDKKKNITSYLLQVNAIEYMAAIVREDFDAANALLPTIDVSLRDKLSRFVESRGLLQMALEIATDDERRFDLAVQLKQLLLAHEIASAANVASHWKQVGDIALEQGYFEMAIESLEKCNDWSGLLLIYTSLNDMEAISRLGDRCLQRGQANLAFTCYHLTQRHAECVELLQKTGKTGDAAFYARTYYPSLIEDAVAKWRVSVASIPRVSQALASPAAYPNLFPSLRNVDLLPPKGSEADAPLNAQPPPPGASASLHGSCTAPTVADWFQPAAAAPQQLMHPPPLPDNVDSEPSGMQELADEEETWGED, via the coding sequence ATGTCAGCCGGaaccgccgccacggtggaattcaccgcctccagccaGCGCGTGAAGATGGTGGACATGCACCCCAAGGAGCCCATCTTCATTGCAGCTCTGTATTCTGGTGGAATCAACCTGTACAACTACCAGACGCAGGCACTCGTCCGCTCCTTCGACACAGGCACCGGTCTTCCAGTGCGTTGTGTCCGCTTTATCCCCCGCCTGCAGAGCTTTGTGTGCGGCTGTGATGACATGAACCTGCGCGTGTTCAACTACAACACGATGGAGCGGACGAAGATATTTCAAGCTCACGATGACTACATCCGCTGCGTCGCTGTtcacgagcagctgccgctggtgctgacGTGCGCGGATGACATGACCATTCGGCAGTGGGACTGGAGCAAGGGGTGGACGCTACAGATGACTTACGAGGGGCACCAGCACTTTTGCATGGCCGTCGCTTTCAACCCTAAGGACTCCTCCACGTTTGCTTCCGCCTCGATGGACTGCAGCATCAAGGTGTGGCGTATCCACATTCCGACGCCAAACTACCAACTGGAGGGCCACGAGGATGGCGTGAACTGCGTCGAGTTCTACCCTCGCGGTGACAAGCCGTACCTACTGAGCGGATCCGACGACAGGACGGTGCGGTTATGGGACTACCAGACCAAAGCGTGCCTACAGGTCTTCTCCTTTCACGACGACAACGTCGCGAGCGTGCTTTTCCACCCAGACCTCCCGGTGATCTACTCCATCTCCGAGTCGGACAGCATTGCCGCCTTCTCTACCGAGACGTTCCGCCTGCTGTACTCGTGCAACCACTCCGACATGGGGCGCGGGTGGTCGCTGACAACAAAGCGCCACTCGAACATGCTCATTGCCGGCTTTGACAACGGGGTGCGGGCCTACAAGGTCGGCGTGGACAAGCCCGTCTTCTCCATGGACGCCAACGGTCGCGTCCTGGTCGCGACAGGGAACGAGATTACGCGCATGGACATCAAGGCCGTGGGGCCGGAGACGCCCGACGGCGAGGTGCTGAACGTTGCGACAAAGGACATGGGCACCGTCGAGACGACGGCCCGTTCTATCGTTCACGCCGGAAACGGCCAGTTCATTTGCGTTCTCGGCGACGACAGCTACACCATCATatcgtccctctctctgcgtccCAAGTCGTACGGGCAGTGTGTTTCCTTCGTCTGGGGCCCTGAGAGCGGCGCCtacgccgtgctggagggcTCGACAACGCTGAAGATTCACAAAGGGTTCAAGGGGCGCGCCGCACTTTCGCTGCCAGAGGCGGCCAATAAGCTTTTTGGCGGGCCTCTGCTAGCGGtgcgcacgagcagcagcatcatgTTCTACGACTGGGGCACGCTCGCACTGATCCGGCAGATCGATGAGACCCCGACGGCGCTCGAGTGGAACTCGACGGGCGAGCTCGTGGCGCTCGTCACTAGCAGCAGTGTCTTCCTCCTCAAGTTCAACGCGGACGCTGTGGCGCAGTACCTCGAGCagaacaccaccaccggcgaTGACGGCCTCGACTTCTCCTTCGACCttgtggaggagctggatgAAAAGGTGCGCGACGTGGCGTGGGTGGGGGACTGCTTTGTCTACATGAATCAGGTGCATCGTCTCAACTACTACATTGGTGGCGAGATAAACAACATCGCGGTGCTGAGTCGCAACCAGTACCTCCTCGGCTACCTGCCAAAGGAAAACCGTCTTTTCTGCATAGACAAGAAGAAGAACATCACGAGCTACCTCCTTCAGGTGAACGCCATCGAGTACATGGCTGCCATCGTGCGCGAGGACTTTGATGCCGCCAACGCACTTCTCCCCACCATCGATGTGAGTCTGCGTGACAAACTGTCGCGGTTTGTCGAGTCGCGTGGGCTGCTGCAGATGGCGCTGGAGATCGCCACGGATGACGAGCGCCGCTTCGACCTGGCGGTCCAGCTGAAGCAACTGTTGTTGGCGCACGAGATCGCCAGCGCGGCGAACGTTGCGTCGCACTGGAAACAGGTGGGTGACATTGCACTGGAGCAGGGCTACTTTGAGATGGCAATCGAGTCGCTGGAGAAGTGCAACGACTGGAGCGGACTGCTGCTCATCTACACGTCCCTCAACGACATGGAGGCTATCTCGCGCCTTGGCGACCGCTGTCTGCAAAGAGGGCAAGCCAACCTGGCCTTCACCTGCTACCACCTCACCCAACGCCATGCCGAGTGTGTGGAGCTGTTGCAGAAGACCGGCAAAACGGGCGACGCCGCCTTCTACGCACGCACCTACTACCCCAGCCTCATCGAGGACGCCGTGGCCAAGTGGAGGGTGTCGGTCGCCTCAATCCCTCGCGTCAGTCAAGCGCTCGCCAGCCCGGCAGCCTACCCGAACCTGTTTCCGTCGCTGCGCAATGTCGACTTGTTGCCTCCAAAAGGATCCGAGGCTGACGCCCCTCTGAACGCacagccaccgcctcccGGAGCATCCGCGTCGCTACACGGCTCATGCACCGCACCAACTGTTGCCGACTGGTTCcagccggcggcagcggcaccccaGCAGCTTATGCACCCCCCGCCGCTCCCCGACAACGTGGACAGCGAGCCCAGCGGGAtgcaggagctggcggaCGAAGAGGAAACATGGGGAGAAGATTAG
- a CDS encoding h1 histone-like protein, whose translation MLRFTHRALARKAAVKAGSRTSAAAGATAALHAAPAAPQNAVSIPPIPGVRSVRAFRTQKMEALQPQPAAATAGRKAFAAKGSKHVKAALKSRPSKKVKLPKKAAAPSRAQQAQQVKHAKQLKAPKSAAKEISKKAKTAKARK comes from the coding sequence ATGCTCCGCTTCACGCACCGTGCCCTCGCCCGCAAGGCCGCAGTCAAGGCTGGCAGCAGGacctcagctgctgcgggtgccaCAGCTGCCCTCCAcgcggcgccggctgccCCTCAGAATGCGGTGAGCATTCCGCCGATTCCGGGCGTGCGCAGCGTCCGCGCGTTCCGCACCCAGAAGATGGAAGCattgcagccgcagcccgccgccgctactgCAGGTAGGAAGGCCTTCGCCGCCAAAGGGTCGAAGCACGTCAAGGCAGCTTTGAAGTCGCGCCCATCGAAGAAAGTCAAGCTGCCGAAAAaggccgccgcgccatcgagggcgcagcaggcgcagcaggtgaagCACGCGAAGCAGCTCAAGGCGCCAAAGAGCGCCGCCAAGGAGATCTCCAAGAAGGCCAAGACAGCCAAAGCGCGCAAGTAA
- a CDS encoding delta-12 fatty acid desaturase: protein MKSVLKAGLKKDVDVRVPSAELTIKQIQDLIPAKYFERSAVWSMFYVFRDICQLLVVYCIMYRAVMPALAGLESRMYEAAGATWASWSLVSAVKLAVWNVFWFVQGLNGTALWVLAHECGHQAFSPYRSLNNAVGLLLHSSVLVPYHSWRITHGNHHKHTNHLTKDTVFVPRKESKVIDLLEETPLVMVSNMLIMFIFGWPGYLLFNVASQDYGRRTNHFEPSSPLFRKEDAHDIVLSDIGIFAALTVLGLCTYQYGAYNVLCWYVVPYMWVNFWLLYITYLQHTDIRIPHYNHEHWTFVRGALAAVDRDYGFLINNWLHHIHDSHVVHHLFSQMPFYHAIEVTRHHIKAILGDNYVEDRRPLIDALCTSWKECAYVVPSEGVSVFYGFNKKRA from the coding sequence ATGAAGTCTGTCTTGAAGGCTGGCTTGAAGAAGGACGTCGACGTCAGGGTGCCGTCGGCGGAGCTCACCATCAAGCAGATCCAGGACCTAATTCCCGCGAAGTACTTTGAGCGCTCCGCGGTGTGGAGCATGTTCTACGTCTTCCGCGACATATGCCAGCTGCTTGTGGTGTACTGCATCATGTATCGCGCGGTGATGCCTGCGCTGGCCGGTCTTGAAAGCCGTATGTACGAAGCCGCTGGCGCCACCTGGGCAAGCTGGTCGCTCGTCAGCGCGGTGAAGCTGGCTGTGTGGAACGTGTTTTGGTTCGTGCAGGGCCTCAACGGCACTGCTCTGTGGGTGCTCGCCCACGAGTGCGGTCACCAGGCCTTCAGCCCGTACCGTTCGCTGAACAACGCAGTtggccttctcctccactcATCCGTTCTCGTCCCGTACCACAGCTGGCGCATCACCCACGGCAACCACCACAAGCACACCAACCACCTCACCAAGGATACGGTGTTCGTTCCGCGCAAGGAAAGCAAGGTGATCGACCTCCTCGAGGAGACGCCGCTGGTGATGGTGAGTAACATGCTGATCATGTTTATTTTTGGCTGGCCAGGGTACCTGTTGTTCAATGTGGCGAGCCAGGACTACGGTCGCCGCACAAACCATTTCGAGCCTTCATCGCCGCTCTTTCGCAAGGAGGACGCGCACGATATTGTGCTGTCTGACATCGGCATCTTCGCCGCACTCACCGTTTTGGGTCTCTGCACCTACCAGTACGGCGCCTACAACGTCTTGTGCTGGTACGTCGTGCCGTACATGTGGGTGAACTTCTGGCTGCTCTACATCACCTACCTCCAGCACACCGACATCCGCATCCCGCATTACAACCACGAGCACTGGACGTTTGTGCGCGGCGCCCTTGCGGCAGTGGACCGCGACTACGGCTTCCTCATAAACAACTGGCTGCACCACATCCACGACTCCCACGTCGTGCACCACCTCTTTAGCCAGATGCCCTTCTACCACGCGATCGAGGTGACGCGCCACCACATCAAAGCCATCCTCGGCGACAACTACGTGGAGGACAGGCGCCCGCTCATTGACGCACTCTGCACGAGCTGGAAGGAGTGCGCCTACGTCGTCCCGTCGGAGGGCGTCAGCGTGTTTTACGGCTTCAACAAGAAGCGCGCGTAA
- a CDS encoding small nuclear ribonucleoprotein SmD2, translating to MDSEQPKKVPRTETKTKELLRTTVADGPFSLLDTAMKEKKRVFIQCRNSKALLAHVIAFDKHFNLVLKGVQEITESHGSEQKQRTIENLFLRGESVIFIVKLP from the coding sequence ATGGACTCGGAGCAGCCCAAGAAGGTCCCAAGGACGGAGACCAAGACGAAAGAGCTGTTGCGTaccaccgtcgccgacggcCCCTTCAGCCTCCTAGACACTGCCATGAAGGAGAAAAAGCGGGTCTTCATCCAGTGTCGCAACAGCAAGGCGCTTCTGGCACACGTGATCGCCTTTGACAAGCACTTTAATCTCGTGCTGAAGGGCGTCCAGGAGATCACTGAAAGTCACGGCTCcgagcagaagcagcgcaccaTCGAAAACCTCTTTTTGCGCGGCGAGTCGGTAATTTTCATCGTGAAACTGCCCTAG
- a CDS encoding putative cation transporter, which produces MTHSGTPSPSSCEATENENYSLVWHVFALFVILSCSLLGTVLPILGKRVAAFRVPEYAYAIGKSVATGVVLGVALIHMLKPANESLTSECMPSALCNLSKSLAYIICIASVAAVHSLEACLRVFFDDFGAVQNPPIANGESQHLLSGSQAGGHHFHPSASAFDSREGSVDSQILSAVLLEFGVSLHSLFVGLTVGVCADAELYTLMCALSFHQFFEGVALGSRLVDAALTLRTEYVFAAVFVLSAPLGTAVGIMCVCEHMINTKGSIYLRTQGILDSVCAGILLYIGFQLLVGDFYADMQSTVHNVRSPRGFLLAMLVALWAGVSIMVLIGQHV; this is translated from the coding sequence ATGACCCACAGTGGCACCCCGTCGCCATCGAGTTGCGAGGCgacagaaaacgaaaactATAGTCTTGTGTGGCATGTCTTCGCCCTTTTTGTAATCCTGAGCTGCTCCTTGCTTGGTACCGTACTGCCGATCCTCGGTAAGCGTGTTGCTGCCTTTCGCGTGCCCGAGTATGCCTACGCAATTGGAAAATCTGTAGCCACCGGCGTGGTGCTTGGGGTAGCACTTATTCACATGCTGAAACCGGCTAACGAGTCCCTCACGAGCGAGTGCATGCCGAGTGCCCTCTGCAACCTCTCCAAATCGCTCGCCTACATCATCTGTATCGCCTCCGTTGCAGCCGTGCACTCCCTAGaggcgtgcttgcgtgtctTTTTCGATGACTTCGGAGCCGTTCAAAACCCCCCCATTGCCAATGGGGAGAGCCAACACTTGCTGTCCGGCTCTCAAGCTGGCGGTCACCACTTCCAcccgtccgcctccgcttTCGATAGCCGGGAGGGCAGTGTTGACTCGCAGATCTTGTCCGCTGTCTTGCTAGAGTTTGGCGTTTCGTTGCACAGCCTGTTCGTCGGCCTCAccgtgggcgtgtgtgccgaCGCGGAGCTTTACACGCTGATGTGCGCCTTGTCGTTTCACCAGTTCTTTGAGGGCGTTGCACTCGGCTCTCGGCTCGTGGATGCAGCTCTGACCCTGCGCACCGAGTATGTGTTCGCTGCTGTTTTTGTTCTCTCAGCTCCCTTGGGGACTGCCGTTGGCattatgtgcgtgtgcgagcacATGATCAACACCAAGGGCAGTATCTACCTTCGAACGCAGGGGATTCTGGACTCGGTATGTGCTGGTATTCTGCTCTACATCGGGTTTCAGCTACTGGTGGGCGACTTCTACGCCGATATGCAGTCGACCGTACACAACGTACGCTCGCCGCGCGGGTTCCTGCTAGCAATGCTGGTAGCCTTGTGGGCGGGCGTAAGTATCATGGTGCTGATTGGGCAGCACGTGTGA
- a CDS encoding putative 40S ribosomal protein S13 yields MVRMHGNGRGKASSALPYRRTPPAWLKIASRNVVKMVCKSSRKGMMPSQIGMELRDSMGIAQVKNVTGRKILRILKHNGLAPEIPEDLYFLVKRATQMRKHLERHTTDRDTKYRLILVESRIHRLARYYKRVKQLPPTWKYESSTASAMVA; encoded by the coding sequence ATGGTGCGCATGCACGGCAACGGTCGGGGCAAGGCCTCGTCCGCTCTTCCCTACCGCCGCACTCCCCCGGCGTGGCTGAAGATTGCGAGCCGCAACGTGGTGAAGATGGTGTGCAAGAGCTCCCGCAAGGGTATGATGCCCAGCCAGATCGGCATGGAGCTGCGTGATTCCATGGGCATTGCCCAGGTGAAGAATGTGACCGGCCGCAAGATCCTGCGCATCCTCAAGCACAACGGCCTCGCCCCGGAGATCCCGGAGGATCTGTACTTCCTGGTGAAGCGCGCTACCCAGATGCGCAAGCACCTCGAGCGCCACACAACGGACCGCGACACCAAGTACCGCCTCATCCTGGTCGAGTCCCGCATccaccgcctggcccgcTACTACAAGCGCGTCAagcagctgccgcccacCTGGAAGTACGAGTCCAGCACGGCCTCCGCCATGGTTGCGTAA